The Nocardioides pantholopis genome window below encodes:
- the rsmA gene encoding 16S rRNA (adenine(1518)-N(6)/adenine(1519)-N(6))-dimethyltransferase RsmA has product MSTSAGPRLLGPAEVRRLAAELDLRPTKQRGQNFVIDANTVRRIVRDSGVNDTDVVLEVGPGLGSLTLALLETVSHVVAVEIDPVLAGRLPATVAEFAPGHADRCQVVLADAMRVESIPGPAPTALVANLPYNVSVPVLLHLMGLLPSLERGLVMVQAEVADRLAARPGSKVYGIPSVKAAWYAEVRRAGTIGRNVFWPAPNVDSGLVAWTRREPPDTTATREQVFAVVDAAFAHRRKALRGALRALAPGERVDAALAAAGVDPLARGESLEIGQFVAIAEGLHR; this is encoded by the coding sequence ATGTCCACCTCCGCCGGCCCGAGGCTGCTCGGGCCGGCGGAGGTGCGTCGGCTCGCGGCCGAGCTGGACCTGCGCCCCACCAAGCAGCGCGGCCAGAACTTCGTCATCGACGCCAACACCGTGCGCCGGATCGTGCGCGACTCCGGGGTCAACGACACCGACGTCGTCCTCGAGGTCGGGCCCGGGCTCGGCTCGCTGACGCTCGCCCTGCTCGAGACCGTCAGCCACGTCGTGGCGGTCGAGATCGACCCGGTGCTGGCCGGGCGGCTGCCCGCGACCGTGGCGGAGTTCGCCCCCGGGCACGCCGACCGGTGCCAGGTCGTCCTGGCCGACGCGATGCGCGTGGAGTCGATCCCCGGCCCGGCGCCCACCGCGCTGGTCGCGAACCTGCCCTACAACGTCTCGGTGCCGGTGCTGCTGCACCTGATGGGCCTGCTGCCCTCGCTCGAGCGTGGGCTGGTGATGGTCCAGGCGGAGGTCGCCGACCGGCTGGCGGCACGGCCGGGATCGAAGGTGTACGGCATCCCGTCGGTCAAGGCCGCCTGGTACGCCGAGGTGCGCCGCGCCGGCACGATCGGGCGCAACGTCTTCTGGCCGGCTCCCAACGTCGACTCCGGGCTGGTCGCCTGGACGCGGCGCGAGCCGCCGGACACCACCGCCACCCGCGAGCAGGTCTTCGCGGTCGTCGACGCGGCGTTCGCGCACCGGCGCAAGGCGCTGCGCGGCGCCCTGCGCGCGCTCGCGCCGGGCGAGCGCGTGGACGCCGCCCTGGCCGCCGCCGGCGTGGACCCCCTGGCCCGCGGCGAGTCCCTGGAGATCGGGCAGTTCGTCGCGATCGCCGAGGGCCTGCACCGATGA
- a CDS encoding 4-(cytidine 5'-diphospho)-2-C-methyl-D-erythritol kinase — MTARFEDLPAQFTVRAPAKINLHLGVGAPREDGYHPLLTVYQAVGLHDDVTVRPAPDWSVEVAVPDWMDAGQLPRLEDNIVTRAADLLAAHHGVPRTGAVDVVKAIPVAGGMAGGSADAAAALVALDRLWGTGTTDEDLLRIAAELGSDVPFALIGGSALGTGRGELVQRVEDAGTWWWVAVPSDRGLSTPQVYRHFDELSPHAPAQPPPADDLIAALASGVPEALAAALHNDLQEPAIALRPELGDLLDRGEAAGALRGLISGSGPTCVFLCSSPDHAREVAATLADPDGGGEHPTVLVANGAVSGAHLVEYA, encoded by the coding sequence ATGACCGCCCGCTTCGAGGACCTGCCGGCCCAGTTCACGGTCCGCGCCCCGGCCAAGATCAACCTGCACCTGGGTGTCGGTGCCCCCCGCGAGGACGGCTACCACCCGCTGCTCACCGTCTACCAGGCCGTCGGCCTGCACGACGACGTCACCGTCCGCCCGGCGCCGGACTGGTCGGTCGAGGTGGCCGTGCCGGACTGGATGGACGCCGGCCAGCTGCCCCGGCTGGAGGACAACATCGTGACCCGGGCCGCGGACCTGCTCGCCGCGCACCACGGCGTACCTCGCACCGGGGCGGTCGACGTCGTCAAGGCGATCCCGGTCGCCGGCGGCATGGCCGGCGGGTCCGCCGACGCGGCGGCCGCGCTGGTGGCGCTGGACCGGCTGTGGGGGACCGGCACCACCGACGAGGACCTGCTGCGGATCGCCGCCGAGCTCGGCAGCGACGTGCCGTTCGCACTCATCGGCGGCTCCGCGCTCGGCACCGGCCGCGGCGAGCTGGTCCAGCGGGTCGAGGACGCCGGCACCTGGTGGTGGGTCGCCGTGCCCTCCGACCGCGGCCTGTCCACCCCGCAGGTCTACCGCCACTTCGACGAGCTGAGCCCGCACGCCCCCGCCCAGCCGCCACCCGCCGACGACCTCATCGCGGCCCTCGCCAGTGGCGTGCCCGAGGCGCTGGCCGCCGCCCTCCACAACGACCTCCAGGAGCCTGCCATCGCCCTTCGTCCCGAGCTCGGCGACCTTCTCGACCGGGGTGAGGCGGCCGGAGCACTGCGCGGCCTGATCTCCGGCTCCGGACCGACGTGCGTGTTCCTCTGCTCCTCGCCCGACCACGCCCGGGAGGTCGCGGCGACGCTGGCCGACCCCGACGGTGGAGGCGAGCACCCGACAGTCCTGGTGGCCAACGGCGCCGTCTCCGGCGCGCACCTGGTGGAGTACGCATGA